The Chryseolinea soli genome contains a region encoding:
- a CDS encoding winged helix-turn-helix transcriptional regulator produces MTTTANNTLAECPKEYLLKLLTGKWKPCIFRYATEGPVRFGQMVKLLPEATRQGLTNALRELEESNILERKVIKLKPLHVEYHLTELGLEFIPIFKAVEALHLLPVRKNQPQHS; encoded by the coding sequence ATGACTACCACCGCGAACAACACCTTGGCCGAATGCCCGAAAGAGTATTTATTAAAATTGCTGACCGGAAAATGGAAGCCTTGTATTTTTCGCTACGCGACAGAAGGCCCCGTGCGGTTCGGACAAATGGTGAAGCTGCTTCCCGAAGCAACCCGCCAAGGATTAACCAACGCGCTTCGCGAGTTGGAGGAGAGCAATATCCTCGAACGAAAAGTGATCAAACTAAAGCCCCTGCACGTCGAATATCACCTGACCGAATTGGGCTTGGAATTTATTCCGATCTTCAAAGCGGTAGAGGCACTGCATCTCTTGCCGGTCAGGAAAAACCAACCGCAGCATTCATAG
- a CDS encoding PepSY-like domain-containing protein: MKKLLTLTLVALLGLTAQAQKLTDDKVPAAVKASLTKRFPAAKQVAWEKEDEKAYEAKFMVDNNKQSANFDENGTWLSTETNIKKTDLPAAIQSSLSKNFAGYEIDDPEKVESPEGVLYKMKLKKEGKKLEVVFLPDGTVKKQKEHKSGDKDKNKDKDKAKGKDKVDDSD; the protein is encoded by the coding sequence ATGAAAAAACTCTTAACCTTAACCCTTGTCGCCCTGCTGGGCCTGACGGCACAAGCGCAGAAATTGACCGACGACAAAGTGCCCGCTGCTGTAAAAGCGTCCCTGACCAAGCGTTTCCCCGCAGCCAAGCAAGTGGCTTGGGAAAAAGAAGATGAAAAAGCCTACGAGGCGAAATTCATGGTGGACAACAACAAGCAATCGGCCAACTTCGATGAGAACGGCACTTGGCTCTCCACCGAAACAAACATCAAGAAGACCGACCTCCCCGCCGCCATTCAGTCGTCCCTTTCCAAAAACTTCGCCGGCTACGAGATTGACGATCCTGAAAAAGTCGAGTCGCCCGAGGGCGTGTTATACAAAATGAAATTGAAGAAAGAAGGAAAAAAACTGGAAGTGGTCTTCCTGCCCGATGGCACGGTGAAAAAACAAAAGGAACACAAGTCTGGTGATAAGGATAAGAATAAGGATAAAGACAAAGCTAAGGGGAAAGACAAGGTCGACGATAGCGACTAG
- a CDS encoding heme-binding beta-barrel domain-containing protein, translated as MKKFIALLFFAPILSMAQNKQDSVWLPLKFMIGKWRGTSEGQPGKGTYERSYELVLNKKFIEVKNKSTYPPSKDNPKGEVHEDHGFISYDKGRKSFVLRQFHMEGFVNQFKNESISPDGKTIVFLSESIENIPAGFRAKETYQVISENEFIETFELAEPGKDFELYSKATLKRVK; from the coding sequence ATGAAGAAATTTATCGCACTTCTATTCTTTGCGCCGATCCTATCGATGGCGCAAAACAAACAGGACAGCGTTTGGCTTCCACTGAAGTTCATGATCGGCAAATGGCGTGGAACGTCCGAAGGCCAGCCGGGAAAAGGAACCTACGAGCGCAGTTATGAGTTGGTGCTTAATAAAAAATTCATTGAAGTAAAGAACAAATCGACTTACCCGCCTTCAAAAGATAATCCAAAAGGGGAAGTTCATGAAGATCATGGATTCATCAGCTATGATAAGGGCCGAAAGAGCTTCGTGTTGCGGCAATTTCACATGGAAGGATTTGTGAATCAATTTAAGAACGAATCCATCTCACCCGATGGAAAGACCATAGTGTTCCTATCGGAGAGCATCGAAAACATACCCGCTGGATTTCGGGCAAAGGAAACGTACCAGGTGATAAGTGAGAACGAGTTCATCGAAACATTTGAACTTGCTGAGCCTGGGAAAGATTTTGAATTGTATTCAAAGGCGACGCTTAAAAGGGTAAAGTGA